A genomic stretch from Thauera sp. GDN1 includes:
- a CDS encoding acetyl-CoA C-acetyltransferase, whose product MAQASNQAYIVDALRSPTGKRKGGLSHVHAIDLGAHVLKALVERNAIPADEYDDVIFGCVDTIGSQAGDIARTAWLAAGLPLNVPGTTVDRQCGSSQQALHFAAQAVMSGTQDVVAVGGVQTMTQIPISSAMLAGQPLGFPDPFSGSKGWKARFGDQPVNQFYSAQRIADHWQCSRRDMEVYALESHRRALAAIAEGRFEREIVGLEGVTKDETPRVSTLEKMAELEPVGPEYPSITAAVSSQTCDASAALLVVSEAALKRYNLTPRARVHHLSVMGDDPIWHLTAPIPATRAALRKTGMRMSDIDVVEINEAFASVVMAWQKELDYDPARMNPNGGAIALGHPLGATGARLMTTLLHELERSGGRYGLQTMCEGGGQANVTIIERL is encoded by the coding sequence ATGGCGCAAGCCTCCAATCAAGCCTACATCGTCGATGCCCTGCGCAGCCCCACCGGCAAGCGCAAGGGCGGTCTGTCCCACGTGCATGCGATCGACCTCGGCGCGCATGTCCTCAAGGCGCTGGTCGAGCGCAACGCCATTCCTGCCGACGAATACGACGATGTGATCTTCGGTTGCGTCGACACCATCGGCTCGCAGGCCGGCGACATCGCGCGCACCGCGTGGCTTGCGGCCGGACTGCCGCTGAACGTGCCCGGCACCACGGTGGACCGCCAGTGCGGCTCCTCGCAGCAGGCGCTGCATTTCGCCGCGCAGGCGGTGATGAGCGGCACCCAGGACGTGGTCGCGGTCGGCGGCGTTCAGACCATGACCCAGATCCCGATCTCGTCCGCCATGCTCGCCGGCCAGCCGCTCGGCTTTCCGGACCCGTTCTCGGGCAGCAAGGGCTGGAAGGCGCGCTTCGGCGACCAGCCGGTCAACCAGTTCTACTCCGCTCAGCGCATCGCCGACCACTGGCAGTGCAGCCGCCGCGACATGGAGGTGTATGCGCTCGAGAGTCACCGCCGCGCGCTCGCCGCCATCGCCGAAGGTCGCTTCGAACGCGAGATCGTCGGCCTCGAGGGCGTCACCAAGGACGAGACGCCGCGCGTGTCCACGCTGGAGAAGATGGCCGAGCTGGAGCCGGTCGGCCCCGAATACCCGTCGATCACCGCCGCGGTGTCGAGCCAGACCTGCGACGCCTCCGCCGCGCTGCTGGTGGTGTCGGAAGCCGCGCTCAAGCGCTACAACCTGACCCCGCGCGCCCGCGTCCACCACCTGTCGGTGATGGGCGACGACCCGATCTGGCACCTCACCGCGCCGATTCCCGCCACCCGTGCCGCGCTCAGGAAGACCGGCATGCGCATGAGCGACATCGACGTGGTCGAGATCAACGAGGCCTTCGCCTCGGTGGTCATGGCCTGGCAGAAGGAGCTGGACTACGACCCCGCGCGCATGAACCCCAACGGCGGCGCGATCGCGCTCGGCCATCCGCTCGGCGCGACCGGCGCACGCCTGATGACCACGCTGCTGCACGAGCTGGAACGCAGCGGCGGCCGCTACGGCCTGCAGACCATGTGCGAAGGCGGCGGCCAGGCCAACGTCACCATCATCGAACGGTTGTAA
- a CDS encoding ATP-binding protein, which translates to MFDKVADLIEKIRLGEDSFLELKEVRFAGSKLAAPHRDALADELAAFANSQGGVCVLGVNDAREVLGIPVENLDRVEDFVRQLCLDSVTPPLAPILQRMTLPGADQVPQPVLKVEVSRSLFVHRSPGGYLHRIGSAKREMAPDYLARLFQQRSQARIIRFDEQTVPGASLDDLSPPLWQRFASPRIQDTREVLLDKLAMARTDSDGQLRPTVAGILMATTDPRRWLPNAFIQAVAYRGTEILPQAGSLYQIDARDITGPLDAQVLAACHFVQKNMRVFAIKDRGRRDIPQYELTAVFEALVNAVAHRDYSIHGAKIRLRMFADRLELYSPGAIPNTMTVESLPYRQSARNEAITSLLAKCPIPDDDQAFTSRSAMMDKRGEGVQIILDGSERLGGKRPFYRLIDESELLLVIPAARTAE; encoded by the coding sequence ATGTTCGACAAGGTTGCAGATCTGATCGAGAAGATTCGCCTGGGTGAGGACTCCTTTCTCGAGCTGAAGGAAGTGCGCTTTGCGGGCAGCAAGCTGGCCGCGCCGCATCGCGACGCCCTGGCAGACGAGTTGGCCGCCTTTGCCAACAGCCAGGGCGGCGTCTGCGTGCTCGGCGTCAATGACGCGCGCGAGGTACTGGGCATTCCCGTGGAAAATCTGGACCGGGTGGAGGATTTCGTGCGCCAGCTCTGTCTGGACAGCGTCACCCCTCCGCTTGCCCCAATCCTTCAACGCATGACGCTGCCGGGCGCCGACCAGGTGCCACAGCCGGTCCTGAAGGTGGAGGTATCCCGCAGCCTGTTCGTGCACAGAAGCCCGGGCGGCTACCTGCATCGCATAGGCAGCGCAAAACGGGAAATGGCTCCGGACTATCTCGCGCGCCTTTTTCAGCAACGCAGCCAGGCCCGCATCATCCGCTTCGACGAGCAAACCGTCCCCGGCGCCAGCCTCGACGACTTGTCACCACCACTGTGGCAGCGTTTTGCCAGCCCCCGCATCCAGGACACGCGGGAGGTGCTGCTCGACAAGCTGGCGATGGCGCGCACCGACAGCGACGGACAACTGCGGCCGACCGTCGCCGGCATCCTGATGGCGACGACCGACCCGCGCCGCTGGCTGCCCAACGCGTTCATCCAGGCGGTGGCGTATCGCGGCACCGAGATCCTGCCGCAGGCCGGCTCGCTGTATCAGATCGACGCCCGCGACATCACCGGCCCGCTCGACGCACAGGTGCTGGCCGCGTGCCACTTCGTGCAGAAGAACATGCGCGTGTTCGCCATCAAGGATCGGGGCCGGCGCGATATCCCGCAGTACGAGCTGACTGCCGTGTTCGAGGCGCTGGTCAATGCGGTCGCGCACCGCGACTACTCCATCCACGGCGCCAAGATCCGCCTGCGCATGTTTGCCGACCGGCTCGAGCTGTATTCGCCGGGCGCGATTCCCAACACGATGACGGTGGAAAGCCTCCCCTACCGCCAGTCTGCGCGCAACGAGGCCATCACCAGCCTGCTGGCAAAGTGCCCGATTCCCGACGACGACCAGGCGTTTACCAGCCGCAGCGCGATGATGGACAAGCGCGGCGAAGGCGTGCAGATCATTCTCGACGGCAGCGAGCGGCTCGGCGGCAAGCGCCCCTTCTACCGTCTGATCGACGAGTCCGAGCTTTTGCTGGTGATTCCTGCGGCGCGGACTGCCGAATAA
- a CDS encoding restriction endonuclease subunit S, whose amino-acid sequence MTAALLENFDLLAASVGGIARLRELILSLAVRGRLVPQDANDEPASELLKRIRAEKDRLIKEGKIKRDKPFDEITTDETPFEIPKSWTWARFGQASINRDGERIPVSAADREKRAKIYDYYGASGVIDKIDGYIFDQSLLLIGEDGANLLNRSTPIAFLAHGKYWVNNHAHVIDVTHAELMSYLCLFINAISLEPYITGTAQPKMNQAKLNSIVVALPPLAEQSRIVAKVEELMALCDRLEAEQGHAARVQGHWVDAALDQFAESADADQFRRHWQHLAAHFDTLFTTPESIDRLDATLLQLAVRGKLVPQDPNDEPASELLKHIRAEKNRLIKEGKIKRDKPLAPITDGEKPYELPKGWEWVRLEVIADIGTGTTPSRSTPEYWNPAEIPWVASGETGNSLISKTAESVSSLAVQQTSLRLYPVNTLVIALYGQGKTRGQISELLIEAATNQACAAIVPILSNADHKEYIKQYFRRIYDEIREEAAGGAQPNLNVGKIKSTLIPLPPLAEQSRIVAQVEKLLALTASLKTRLTAAQTKQAHLAEALIDEVV is encoded by the coding sequence ATGACGGCAGCGCTGCTCGAGAACTTCGACCTCCTCGCCGCCAGCGTCGGCGGCATCGCGAGGCTGCGCGAACTGATCCTGAGCCTCGCCGTGCGCGGCAGACTGGTGCCGCAAGACGCGAACGATGAGCCGGCGAGCGAGTTGCTGAAGCGGATTCGTGCTGAGAAGGACCGGCTGATCAAGGAAGGGAAGATCAAGCGGGACAAGCCGTTCGATGAGATAACGACAGACGAGACGCCATTCGAGATCCCGAAAAGTTGGACTTGGGCTCGGTTCGGTCAAGCGTCCATTAACCGAGATGGTGAGCGCATTCCGGTGTCGGCGGCGGATAGGGAGAAGCGAGCCAAGATTTACGACTATTACGGGGCATCGGGCGTTATCGACAAGATTGATGGATATATTTTCGACCAGTCGCTGCTCTTAATTGGCGAGGATGGAGCAAATCTCCTGAATCGATCGACGCCGATCGCATTCCTAGCGCACGGAAAGTACTGGGTTAATAACCACGCACACGTTATCGACGTCACACACGCTGAACTGATGTCGTACCTCTGTCTGTTCATCAACGCCATATCGCTTGAGCCGTATATCACTGGAACGGCACAGCCAAAGATGAACCAAGCGAAGCTAAACAGCATCGTCGTCGCACTGCCCCCGCTCGCCGAACAATCCCGCATCGTCGCCAAGGTCGAGGAACTCATGGCGCTGTGCGACCGGCTCGAAGCCGAGCAAGGCCACGCCGCGCGGGTGCAGGGGCATTGGGTCGACGCCGCACTCGACCAGTTCGCCGAATCCGCCGACGCCGACCAATTCCGCCGCCACTGGCAGCACCTCGCCGCGCATTTCGACACCCTCTTCACCACGCCCGAATCCATCGACCGCCTCGACGCCACCCTGCTCCAGCTCGCCGTGCGCGGCAAACTCGTCCCGCAAGACCCGAACGACGAGCCCGCCAGCGAACTGCTCAAGCACATACGCGCCGAGAAGAACCGGCTGATCAAGGAAGGCAAGATCAAGCGGGATAAGCCGCTTGCGCCGATCACCGACGGCGAAAAGCCATATGAGCTGCCGAAGGGGTGGGAGTGGGTCCGGCTTGAGGTAATTGCAGATATTGGCACGGGTACAACGCCATCTCGTTCCACTCCTGAATACTGGAACCCGGCCGAGATACCCTGGGTCGCAAGTGGCGAAACGGGAAATTCGCTCATCTCCAAGACGGCTGAGTCAGTCTCATCGCTTGCGGTTCAGCAGACAAGCCTTCGGCTCTATCCAGTTAACACGCTGGTCATCGCTCTCTATGGGCAGGGAAAGACGCGAGGACAAATTTCGGAACTGCTTATCGAAGCAGCAACGAATCAGGCTTGTGCTGCAATCGTTCCGATTCTCTCGAACGCCGACCACAAGGAATACATCAAGCAGTACTTCAGGAGGATTTACGACGAAATTCGCGAAGAGGCGGCCGGCGGGGCACAGCCGAACCTGAACGTCGGGAAAATCAAATCGACACTGATTCCGCTCCCTCCGCTCGCCGAACAATCCCGCATCGTCGCCCAGGTCGAAAAGCTGCTCGCCCTGACCGCCAGCCTCAAGACCCGCCTCACCGCCGCCCAGACCAAGCAGGCGCACCTGGCCGAAGCGCTGATCGACGAGGTCGTCTGA
- a CDS encoding SDR family oxidoreductase, which translates to MAYTLTGLEGKLAVVTGAGRMRSIGRSIAVELARAGCDVVVTGSGRPADAFPDDEKRAGWRDIDSVAEEIRALGRRALPVVSNVADPDAVAALADTVMREFGRVDFVINNAGAARAGDRVPVVDVDPAAWRKVIDVNLNGSFYMSQVFGRRLIEQGEGGAIINISSVGGKLMAPNTAAYAASKAGVHALTAAMAGEVGRYGIRVNAICPGIVTTSRLDDLSPAQWDAIIDTYVPLKRAGAPAEIASMVVYLCSTQGAWISGQLYSVDGGQVAGR; encoded by the coding sequence TTGGCTTACACACTGACAGGCCTGGAAGGCAAGCTCGCCGTCGTCACCGGCGCCGGACGGATGCGCAGCATCGGCCGTTCGATTGCAGTCGAGCTCGCCCGCGCGGGCTGCGACGTCGTCGTCACCGGCAGCGGCCGCCCGGCGGACGCCTTCCCGGATGACGAGAAGCGGGCTGGCTGGCGCGACATCGACTCGGTCGCCGAGGAGATCCGCGCGCTGGGCAGACGCGCGCTGCCGGTGGTCAGCAACGTCGCCGACCCGGATGCCGTCGCGGCCCTGGCCGACACGGTGATGCGCGAGTTCGGCCGGGTGGATTTCGTCATCAACAACGCCGGCGCCGCGCGCGCGGGCGACCGGGTCCCGGTGGTCGATGTCGATCCTGCCGCCTGGCGCAAGGTCATCGACGTGAACCTGAACGGCAGCTTCTACATGAGCCAGGTGTTCGGTCGCAGGCTGATCGAGCAGGGCGAGGGCGGCGCCATCATCAACATCTCGTCCGTGGGCGGCAAGCTGATGGCGCCCAACACCGCCGCCTACGCCGCCAGCAAGGCCGGGGTGCATGCCCTGACCGCAGCGATGGCGGGCGAGGTGGGGCGCTACGGCATTCGCGTCAATGCGATCTGCCCGGGCATCGTCACCACGTCCCGCCTGGACGACCTGTCGCCCGCGCAATGGGACGCCATCATCGACACCTACGTGCCCCTGAAGCGCGCCGGCGCGCCGGCGGAGATCGCCAGCATGGTGGTGTATCTGTGCAGCACCCAGGGCGCGTGGATCAGCGGCCAGCTCTACAGCGTCGATGGCGGGCAAGTGGCCGGGCGATAG
- a CDS encoding acyl-CoA dehydrogenase family protein, giving the protein MDFTFTDDQLAFREAVSRFLMTEAAPEMLREIWDTDIGRSPELRKSLAEQGLTALSVPENCCGLGMDDVAWALMTQELGYYAIPDSLADVAYVAAGLITALPAGTAEREAWLVRIAEGSIRIAVGHPVNPLVADANPADLLLLAHGDEVHAVPRAQVEIEANASIDLSRRLARVRWTPATASLIADGEAGRALWAQTLNRGALSTAGQLLGLAQRMLDLSVDYVAQRKQFGKPIGSFQAVKHHLADVATKIEFAKPVLYRAAYALAHGEAGADARVSHAKLACGEAAWLAARHGIQVHGAMGYTWEVDLQMFMKRAWALDASWGDRGFHKSRVADAILVEGAALGPGHTFEE; this is encoded by the coding sequence ATGGACTTCACTTTCACCGACGACCAGCTAGCCTTCCGCGAGGCGGTGAGCCGCTTCCTGATGACCGAAGCCGCGCCCGAGATGCTGCGCGAGATCTGGGACACCGACATCGGGCGCTCGCCCGAGTTGCGCAAGAGCCTCGCCGAGCAGGGCCTGACCGCGCTGTCGGTGCCCGAGAACTGCTGCGGCCTGGGCATGGACGACGTCGCCTGGGCGCTGATGACGCAGGAGCTGGGCTACTACGCCATTCCCGATTCGCTGGCCGACGTCGCCTATGTGGCAGCCGGGCTGATCACGGCGCTCCCGGCCGGCACCGCCGAGCGCGAGGCCTGGCTGGTCCGCATCGCCGAGGGTAGCATCCGCATCGCCGTCGGACACCCGGTGAATCCGCTGGTGGCAGATGCCAACCCGGCCGATCTGCTCCTGCTCGCCCACGGCGACGAGGTGCATGCCGTACCGCGCGCCCAGGTCGAGATCGAGGCCAATGCCAGCATCGACCTGTCGCGCCGCCTGGCACGCGTGCGCTGGACGCCCGCCACCGCGAGCCTGATCGCCGACGGCGAGGCCGGCCGCGCGCTGTGGGCGCAGACGCTGAACCGCGGCGCGCTGTCCACCGCCGGCCAGCTGCTGGGCCTCGCCCAGCGCATGCTCGACCTGTCGGTCGACTACGTCGCCCAGCGCAAGCAGTTCGGCAAGCCGATCGGCAGCTTCCAGGCGGTCAAGCACCATCTGGCCGACGTCGCCACCAAGATCGAGTTCGCCAAGCCGGTGCTGTACCGCGCCGCCTACGCGCTCGCCCACGGCGAGGCCGGGGCCGACGCGCGGGTGTCCCACGCCAAGCTCGCCTGCGGCGAAGCCGCCTGGCTGGCCGCGCGCCATGGCATCCAGGTGCACGGCGCGATGGGCTACACCTGGGAAGTCGATCTGCAGATGTTCATGAAGCGCGCCTGGGCACTGGATGCGTCCTGGGGCGACCGCGGTTTTCACAAGTCCCGCGTCGCCGACGCGATCCTGGTCGAGGGCGCCGCGCTCGGCCCCGGCCACACTTTCGAGGAATGA
- a CDS encoding nuclear transport factor 2 family protein: MTLEQRIARLEALEAIRQLKHRYLNACDLKEVETIRDCFASGPIVVDFEAVGRFEDRDSFVALYQSLACHPNVRDSHHGANPEIELLGDDHARGRWALSYFNLDAETGTTRRLGVMYDDEYRRIDGAWKIVATRSRILVAVAG; the protein is encoded by the coding sequence ATGACGCTCGAACAACGCATCGCGCGGCTCGAGGCGCTGGAGGCGATCCGCCAGCTCAAGCACCGCTACCTGAACGCCTGCGACCTCAAGGAGGTCGAGACCATCCGCGACTGCTTCGCCAGCGGCCCGATCGTGGTCGATTTTGAAGCCGTCGGCCGCTTCGAGGACCGCGACAGCTTCGTCGCCCTCTACCAGTCGCTCGCCTGCCACCCCAACGTGCGCGACAGCCACCACGGCGCCAACCCCGAGATCGAACTGCTCGGCGACGACCACGCGCGCGGGCGCTGGGCCTTGTCCTACTTCAACCTCGACGCCGAAACCGGTACCACCCGTCGACTGGGCGTGATGTACGACGACGAGTACCGCCGCATCGACGGGGCGTGGAAGATCGTGGCGACGCGGTCGCGGATACTGGTGGCGGTCGCAGGCTGA
- a CDS encoding amidase: MSERAVEQGRRDFLKAGAALGGAATVGLGAAAPAWAAASALPLPEYERWDATEIALRIGRGDVKPSEVLEAAIARAEAYAAINAVTVPHFDLAREAARTLDAAGQAERAARPALAGVPFALKDLGVALKGTVTTNGCAFFKDAVADHDSTLVQRYQAAGLNIFAKLASPEFGQTGTTESRLFGATRNPWDLERSSGGSSGGASAAVAAGVLPVAHASDGGGSIRIPASHCGLFGLKPSRGLIPMGPKSLEGWLGLSVHNVISRSVRDTALLMQLSQGPEAGSRTAPPTADLIAALEQAPRGLKIGLFQTNLFGAGVHPECLEASNKAATLCAGLGHHVEPIDLSALPFLEMAGSMGVVTASGMLYTVREREKAIGREAREDEFEPIDWQSLQKAKSYTAEQILKARNVFDRGGRVLDELFARYDLILSPTTAALPPKLGELSLDQPFESYARNAVQASAFTSMFNMTGLPAMSVPLHWSAEGLPIGVQFAAPYGGEARLIALAAQLEQAAPWVDRRPPRLG; the protein is encoded by the coding sequence ATGAGCGAACGGGCGGTGGAGCAGGGGCGTCGTGATTTCCTGAAGGCCGGCGCGGCCCTGGGCGGCGCCGCGACAGTAGGCCTGGGCGCCGCGGCGCCCGCCTGGGCCGCGGCGTCGGCACTGCCGCTGCCCGAGTACGAGCGCTGGGATGCGACCGAGATCGCGCTGCGCATCGGCCGCGGCGACGTCAAGCCGAGCGAGGTGCTCGAGGCGGCGATCGCGCGGGCCGAGGCCTACGCGGCGATCAACGCCGTCACCGTGCCGCACTTCGATCTCGCACGCGAGGCCGCACGCACGCTCGACGCTGCCGGCCAGGCCGAACGCGCGGCACGTCCGGCGCTTGCGGGCGTACCGTTCGCGCTCAAGGATCTCGGCGTCGCGCTCAAGGGCACGGTGACCACCAACGGCTGCGCCTTCTTCAAGGACGCCGTCGCCGACCACGATTCCACCCTGGTGCAGCGCTACCAGGCGGCGGGCCTCAACATCTTCGCCAAGCTCGCGTCGCCCGAATTCGGGCAGACCGGCACCACCGAGTCGCGCCTGTTCGGCGCCACCCGCAATCCCTGGGATCTGGAGCGCAGCTCCGGCGGCTCCTCGGGCGGCGCCTCGGCGGCGGTGGCCGCCGGCGTGCTGCCGGTGGCGCATGCGAGCGACGGCGGCGGCTCGATCCGCATTCCCGCTTCGCACTGCGGCCTGTTCGGCCTCAAGCCCAGCCGCGGGCTGATTCCGATGGGGCCGAAGTCGCTCGAAGGCTGGCTCGGTCTGTCGGTGCACAACGTGATCAGCCGCAGCGTGCGCGACACCGCGCTGCTGATGCAGCTCAGCCAGGGGCCGGAGGCGGGCTCGCGTACCGCACCGCCGACCGCAGACCTGATTGCGGCGCTCGAGCAGGCTCCGCGCGGACTGAAGATCGGCCTGTTCCAGACCAACCTGTTCGGCGCCGGCGTGCATCCGGAATGCCTGGAAGCGTCAAACAAGGCGGCCACGCTGTGTGCCGGCCTGGGCCACCACGTCGAGCCGATCGACCTGTCGGCGCTGCCCTTCCTCGAGATGGCGGGCAGCATGGGCGTGGTCACCGCCAGCGGCATGCTGTACACCGTGCGCGAGCGCGAGAAGGCCATCGGCCGCGAGGCACGCGAGGACGAGTTCGAGCCGATCGACTGGCAGAGCCTGCAGAAGGCCAAGTCCTACACCGCCGAGCAGATCCTCAAGGCGCGCAACGTCTTCGACCGCGGCGGCCGCGTGCTGGACGAACTGTTCGCGCGCTACGACCTGATCCTGTCGCCGACCACCGCCGCGCTGCCGCCCAAGCTGGGCGAGCTCTCGCTCGACCAGCCTTTCGAGAGCTATGCGCGCAACGCGGTGCAGGCCTCGGCCTTCACCTCGATGTTCAACATGACCGGCCTGCCGGCGATGTCGGTACCGCTGCACTGGAGCGCCGAAGGGCTGCCGATCGGCGTGCAGTTCGCGGCGCCCTATGGCGGCGAGGCGCGGCTGATCGCGCTCGCCGCGCAGCTCGAGCAGGCCGCGCCGTGGGTGGATCGCCGCCCGCCGCGGCTGGGCTGA
- a CDS encoding SDR family NAD(P)-dependent oxidoreductase — protein MNTSASQGVAVVTGASRGVGRGVAEALGAAGMTVYVTGRSTTDGASRIGDTPLHGTIHDAAAAVTAAGGQGIAVHCDHGDDAQVKALFERIEREQGRLDILVNNALCIDDSLIEPGPFWTKPLAQAGMFGVGLRSNYVAAWYAAPLLLKAGRGLVAFTSSYGAGCYMHGPAYGAQKAGCDKMAADMAVDFEGTGVAAVSLWLGVQRTERTEIAARLRGDAYGDFMARSESPQFVGRVIHALWRDPERAALSGRTQIVAELAQRYGVRDEDGREPPTWRNILGAPCAFHPARVS, from the coding sequence ATGAATACATCCGCCTCACAGGGCGTCGCGGTCGTCACCGGCGCCAGCCGTGGCGTTGGCCGCGGCGTGGCCGAAGCGCTCGGCGCGGCCGGCATGACGGTCTACGTCACCGGGCGCAGCACCACCGACGGCGCATCGCGCATCGGCGACACGCCGCTGCACGGCACCATCCACGACGCCGCCGCCGCGGTCACCGCCGCGGGCGGGCAGGGCATCGCGGTGCATTGCGACCATGGCGACGACGCGCAGGTGAAGGCGCTGTTCGAGCGCATCGAGCGCGAGCAGGGCCGCCTCGACATCCTGGTGAACAACGCCCTCTGCATCGACGACAGCCTGATCGAGCCCGGCCCGTTCTGGACCAAGCCGCTCGCCCAGGCCGGCATGTTCGGCGTCGGCCTGCGCTCGAACTATGTCGCCGCCTGGTACGCCGCGCCGCTGCTGCTCAAGGCCGGGCGAGGGCTGGTCGCGTTCACCTCCTCGTACGGCGCCGGATGCTACATGCACGGCCCCGCCTACGGCGCGCAGAAGGCCGGCTGCGACAAGATGGCCGCCGACATGGCGGTGGATTTCGAGGGCACCGGCGTGGCGGCGGTCTCGCTCTGGCTGGGCGTGCAGCGCACCGAACGCACCGAGATCGCCGCCCGCCTGCGCGGCGACGCCTACGGCGACTTCATGGCGCGCAGCGAGAGCCCGCAGTTCGTCGGCCGCGTCATCCACGCGCTGTGGCGCGATCCGGAACGGGCCGCGCTGTCCGGGCGTACCCAGATCGTCGCCGAACTCGCGCAGCGCTACGGCGTGCGCGACGAGGACGGCCGCGAGCCGCCGACCTGGCGCAACATCCTCGGCGCTCCGTGCGCCTTCCATCCGGCGCGGGTGAGCTGA
- a CDS encoding SDR family oxidoreductase, with amino-acid sequence MGICERRTVIITGAGGGLGRAYALAFAAEGANVVVNDIRKEAADAVVAEITAAGGKAIANADDITRIDTAQQIVDAAVAAFGEVHVLVNNAGILRDRMFISLSEDDWDQVMRVHLKGHFCLANILGKRWRDQAKAGNRIAARIINTSSGAGLQGSVGQSNYSAAKGGIAALTLVQASELARYGVTANALAPAARTSMTESAMPDVVKAPESGFDAWAAENVAPLVVWLGSELSSHVTGQVFESQGGRISVCDGWRTGPQKDKGARLTALEAGATVDELMKQAVPAQKVWGS; translated from the coding sequence ATGGGAATTTGTGAAAGACGCACCGTCATCATCACCGGCGCCGGCGGCGGCCTGGGTCGCGCCTATGCGCTGGCCTTCGCGGCCGAGGGCGCCAACGTGGTCGTCAACGACATCCGCAAGGAAGCCGCCGACGCCGTCGTCGCCGAGATCACCGCGGCAGGCGGCAAGGCGATCGCCAACGCCGACGACATCACGCGCATCGACACCGCGCAGCAGATCGTCGATGCCGCCGTGGCGGCGTTCGGCGAGGTGCATGTGCTGGTCAACAACGCCGGCATCCTGCGCGACCGCATGTTCATCAGCCTGTCCGAGGACGACTGGGACCAGGTCATGCGGGTGCACCTCAAGGGCCACTTCTGCCTCGCCAACATCCTCGGCAAGCGCTGGCGCGACCAGGCCAAGGCCGGCAACAGGATCGCCGCGCGCATCATCAACACCAGCTCCGGCGCCGGCCTGCAGGGCTCGGTCGGGCAGTCGAACTATTCCGCCGCCAAGGGCGGAATCGCCGCGCTCACGCTGGTGCAGGCCTCCGAGCTGGCACGCTACGGCGTCACCGCCAACGCGCTGGCGCCGGCCGCGCGCACCTCGATGACCGAGAGCGCGATGCCCGACGTGGTGAAGGCGCCTGAGAGCGGTTTCGATGCCTGGGCGGCGGAGAACGTCGCGCCGCTGGTCGTCTGGCTGGGCAGCGAACTGTCCTCCCACGTCACCGGCCAGGTGTTCGAGAGCCAGGGCGGGCGTATCTCGGTGTGCGACGGCTGGCGCACCGGGCCGCAGAAGGACAAGGGCGCGCGCCTCACCGCCCTCGAAGCGGGTGCCACCGTGGATGAACTGATGAAGCAGGCCGTGCCTGCGCAGAAGGTGTGGGGGTCTTGA
- a CDS encoding DUF2442 domain-containing protein, whose amino-acid sequence MSDYFFPKLTAVVALAPYRLRTTWSTGEVLEVDVGEILRKVPALAPILEPEVFARAHIADWGGGIEWFDTEFGEDNVYAWAKEQAGEVSHEMFGDWMHRNDLSLTTAAEALGISRRMVSYYRTAHKAIPRSIWLACLGWEVTRPTTKTLPRTLPTVREYAAARA is encoded by the coding sequence GTGAGTGATTACTTTTTCCCGAAGCTGACAGCCGTTGTGGCGCTGGCACCCTACCGCCTGCGCACCACCTGGAGCACGGGTGAAGTGCTGGAGGTCGATGTGGGCGAAATCCTGCGCAAGGTCCCAGCGCTCGCACCCATCCTCGAACCCGAGGTGTTTGCGCGTGCGCATATCGCCGACTGGGGAGGCGGCATCGAGTGGTTCGATACCGAGTTTGGCGAGGACAACGTCTATGCGTGGGCCAAGGAGCAGGCCGGTGAAGTCAGTCATGAAATGTTCGGCGACTGGATGCACCGTAACGATCTGTCGCTGACCACGGCGGCCGAGGCGCTCGGCATCAGCCGCCGCATGGTGAGCTACTACCGCACCGCGCACAAAGCCATTCCGCGTTCCATCTGGCTGGCCTGCCTCGGTTGGGAAGTCACTCGACCGACGACGAAGACACTGCCGCGGACCTTGCCGACGGTGCGCGAGTACGCTGCCGCGCGTGCTTGA